One Papaver somniferum cultivar HN1 chromosome 10, ASM357369v1, whole genome shotgun sequence genomic window carries:
- the LOC113318002 gene encoding protein CfxQ homolog isoform X1, translating into MPVNQDQRSRSNKPNVITIHSCAQSGDLSALQKKLQENPSLLNERNAVMAQTPLHVASAGNKVDIVKFLLNWRGSEKVELEARNMYGETPLHMAAKNGSSEAARVLLDHGALVESKANNGMTPLHLAVWYSLRAEDCLTVKTLLEYNADCSVKDNDGMTPLNHLSQGPGNEKLRELLNWHLEEQRKRRAIEACTETKAKMAQLEDAISNIVGLHELKLQLRKWAKGMLLDEKRRALGLKVASRRSPHMAFLGNPGTGKTMVARILGKLLHMVGIIPTDKVTEVQRTDLVGEFVGHTGPKTRKKIKEAEGGILFVDEAYRLIPMQKSDDKDYGLEALEEIMSVMDAGKIVVIFAGYSEPMKRVITSNEGFSRRVTKFFVFDDFNSEELAQIVHLKMNNQDIVSLLYGFKLHSSCTVEAVAKLIEKGTTEKQRKEMNGGIVDPMLVNARENLDLRLDFECTDSDDLVTITLEDLEAGLKSLTQ; encoded by the exons ATGCCGGTGAATCAAGATCAAAGGTCAAGGTCTAACAAACCTAATGTCATCACCATTCATAGCTGTGCTCAATCAGGAGATCTATCTGCCcttcaaaaaaaattacaagaaaatcCATCTCTGCTTAATGAAAGAAATGCTGTT ATGGCACAAACTCCCCTTCACGTTGCATCCGCAGGGAATAAAGTAGATATAGTCAAGTTTTTGCTTAACTGGCGAGGATCAGAAAAAGTCGAATTGGAAGCAAGGAACATG TATGGAGAAACCCCACTCCATATGGCAGCGAAGAATGGCTCCAGTGAAGCAGCAAGGGTGCTTCTTGATCATGGTGCTTTAGTGGAATCTAAAGCTAAT AATGGGATGACCCCATTGCATCTTGCAGTATGGTACTCCCTTCGAGCAGAAGATTGCTTAACCGTTAAGACTCTGCTAGAGTACAATGCTGATTGTAGTGTGAAAGACAAT GATGGAATGACTCCTCTAAACCATCTCTCTCAAGGCCCCGGGAATGAGAAGTTACGTGAACTGCTTAATTGGCATCTTGAGGAGCAGAGGAAGCGCAGAGCAATTGAGGCATGCACTGAAACCAAGGCTAAAATGGCTCAGCTTGAAGATGCAATATCTAACATTGTAGGGTTGCACGAACTCAAACTTCAACTGAGGAAATGGGCCAAAGGGATGCTCTTGGATGAAAAGCGCAGGGCTCTAGGGCTCAAAGTTGCTTCTAGAAGGTCTCCCCATATGGCATTCCTTGGAAACCCAGGAACAG GAAAAACTATGGTAGCTCGAATTCTCGGGAAACTACTGCATATGGTTGGAATTATACCTACTGACAAGGTAACAGAAGTTCAACGAACCGATTTAGTAGGGGAATTTGTTGGTCACACAGGGCCAAAAACGAGGAAAAAG ATAAAAGAAGCTGAGGGAGGAATTCTCTTTGTGGATGAGGCCTACAGATTAATACCGATGCAAAAGTCAGACGACAAGGATTAcgggttagaagccttagaagagATCATGTCCGTCATGGATGCTGGGAAAATCGTCGTCATTTTCGCAGGATACAGTGAGCCAATGAAGCGTGTAATCACATCTAATGAAGGTTTCTCCAGAAGAGTGACAAAGTTCTTTGTCTTTGATGATTTTAACTCTGAAGAGCTAGCGCAAATTGTCCATCTCAAGATGAATAATCAAGATATAGTCAGTTTACTCTACGGGTTCAAGTTGCACTCCTCGTGTACCGTGGAAGCCGTTGCAAAACTGATAGAGAAAGGAACAACTGAAAAACAACGGAAAGAAATGAATGGAGGTATAGTGGATCCAATGCTTGTGAATGCGAGGGAAAATTTGGATCTCAGACTTGATTTTGAATGTACAGATAGTGATGATCTTGTCACAATTACCTTGGAAGATCTAGAAGCAGGTCTTAAATCACTTACGCAGTGA
- the LOC113318002 gene encoding protein CfxQ homolog isoform X2 — protein MPVNQDQRSRSNKPNVITIHSCAQSGDLSALQKKLQENPSLLNERNAVMAQTPLHVASAGNKVDIVKFLLNWRGSEKVELEARNMYGETPLHMAAKNGSSEAARVLLDHGALVESKANDGMTPLNHLSQGPGNEKLRELLNWHLEEQRKRRAIEACTETKAKMAQLEDAISNIVGLHELKLQLRKWAKGMLLDEKRRALGLKVASRRSPHMAFLGNPGTGKTMVARILGKLLHMVGIIPTDKVTEVQRTDLVGEFVGHTGPKTRKKIKEAEGGILFVDEAYRLIPMQKSDDKDYGLEALEEIMSVMDAGKIVVIFAGYSEPMKRVITSNEGFSRRVTKFFVFDDFNSEELAQIVHLKMNNQDIVSLLYGFKLHSSCTVEAVAKLIEKGTTEKQRKEMNGGIVDPMLVNARENLDLRLDFECTDSDDLVTITLEDLEAGLKSLTQ, from the exons ATGCCGGTGAATCAAGATCAAAGGTCAAGGTCTAACAAACCTAATGTCATCACCATTCATAGCTGTGCTCAATCAGGAGATCTATCTGCCcttcaaaaaaaattacaagaaaatcCATCTCTGCTTAATGAAAGAAATGCTGTT ATGGCACAAACTCCCCTTCACGTTGCATCCGCAGGGAATAAAGTAGATATAGTCAAGTTTTTGCTTAACTGGCGAGGATCAGAAAAAGTCGAATTGGAAGCAAGGAACATG TATGGAGAAACCCCACTCCATATGGCAGCGAAGAATGGCTCCAGTGAAGCAGCAAGGGTGCTTCTTGATCATGGTGCTTTAGTGGAATCTAAAGCTAAT GATGGAATGACTCCTCTAAACCATCTCTCTCAAGGCCCCGGGAATGAGAAGTTACGTGAACTGCTTAATTGGCATCTTGAGGAGCAGAGGAAGCGCAGAGCAATTGAGGCATGCACTGAAACCAAGGCTAAAATGGCTCAGCTTGAAGATGCAATATCTAACATTGTAGGGTTGCACGAACTCAAACTTCAACTGAGGAAATGGGCCAAAGGGATGCTCTTGGATGAAAAGCGCAGGGCTCTAGGGCTCAAAGTTGCTTCTAGAAGGTCTCCCCATATGGCATTCCTTGGAAACCCAGGAACAG GAAAAACTATGGTAGCTCGAATTCTCGGGAAACTACTGCATATGGTTGGAATTATACCTACTGACAAGGTAACAGAAGTTCAACGAACCGATTTAGTAGGGGAATTTGTTGGTCACACAGGGCCAAAAACGAGGAAAAAG ATAAAAGAAGCTGAGGGAGGAATTCTCTTTGTGGATGAGGCCTACAGATTAATACCGATGCAAAAGTCAGACGACAAGGATTAcgggttagaagccttagaagagATCATGTCCGTCATGGATGCTGGGAAAATCGTCGTCATTTTCGCAGGATACAGTGAGCCAATGAAGCGTGTAATCACATCTAATGAAGGTTTCTCCAGAAGAGTGACAAAGTTCTTTGTCTTTGATGATTTTAACTCTGAAGAGCTAGCGCAAATTGTCCATCTCAAGATGAATAATCAAGATATAGTCAGTTTACTCTACGGGTTCAAGTTGCACTCCTCGTGTACCGTGGAAGCCGTTGCAAAACTGATAGAGAAAGGAACAACTGAAAAACAACGGAAAGAAATGAATGGAGGTATAGTGGATCCAATGCTTGTGAATGCGAGGGAAAATTTGGATCTCAGACTTGATTTTGAATGTACAGATAGTGATGATCTTGTCACAATTACCTTGGAAGATCTAGAAGCAGGTCTTAAATCACTTACGCAGTGA
- the LOC113318003 gene encoding uncharacterized protein LOC113318003 produces the protein MAFKVESSSCCKDKRKRKKKKTFKDRMQTLEKMFHELTTLCDLRGLLYVKSEFNKDGLVRILPENPNQRREIVRDYINYDPKTAGKRKGGDSECTNDNKMRKFSNGDVKEENQQDKFIDQKLNNLSVEEIERNLEPMLGMISERIDKLMMEKNKSVAKGCNEDDMVMMNEFPSPPLEPSSSTGFPNYSSALEKEFDYDVNQWLNLPGLTNTSTDGGIMFEPFPDVIDFEFQALSNYAGSFTNMMINCC, from the coding sequence ATGGCGTTCAAGGTAGAATCATCTTCTTGTTGCAAGGATAAACGTAAACGTAAGAAAAAAAAGACTTTTAAGGACAGAATGCAGACTTTAGAGAAGATGTTTCATGAATTAACAACTTTATGTGATCTTAGGGGTTTATTGTATGTTAAATCTGAGTTCAATAAGGATGGATTGGTTAGGATACTACCAGAAAACCCTAATCAGCGTCGAGAGATTGTCAGGGATTACATAAATTATGATCCAAAAACAGCAGGGAAAAGAAAAGGGGGTGATTCTGAATGTACTAATGATAACAAGATGAGGAAATTCAGCAATGGTGATGTTAaagaagagaatcaacaagataaATTCATTGATCAGAAGTTGAATAATTTATCTGTTGAAGAGATTGAGAGGAATTTGGAGCCCATGTTGGGTATGATTTCAGAGAGAATAGATAAGTTGATGATGGAGAAGAACAAATCTGTGGCAAAGGGTTGTAATGAAGATGATATGGTTATGATGAATGAATTCCCCTCTCCTCCACTTGAACCTTCATCATCTACGGGTTTTCCTAATTACAGTTCTGCTTTGGAGAAGGAGTTTGATTATGATGTTAATCAATGGCTTAATCTTCCTGGACTAACTAATACTAGTACTGATGGTGGTATTATGTTTGAGCCTTTTCCTGACGTGATCGACTTCGAGTTCCAGGCGTTGAGTAATTATGCAGGCAGCTTTACTAATATGATGATTAACTGCTGCTGA